In Haloarchaeobius salinus, the sequence CGCCGGAGCAGGGAGCAGCGCGAGCTGTCGTTCGACACGGCGCGGGAGCGGCGGTCGGGGGACGACGGGCACTGAGATGGACCGGCGCACGCCACCGCGGCTGGTGCTGCTGGCGGCGGTCGTCGTCGGCTGCATCATGCTCGGCTCGCTCCGGCTGAAGCGCCCGGGCGACCTCGGGCTCGACCTCGCGGTGTACCGGGTCGCGGCCGACGCGTGGCTCTCGGGCGGGCCGCTGTACGATGTCTCGCCGGCCCGTGCGCCCGAGTTCACGTTCCTCTACCCGCCGGTCGCGGTGCTCGCGTTCGTCCCGTTCGCGGTGGTACCAGAGGCCGTCGCCCTCGTCGCCTTCTCGGCGCTGAACGTCGCGACGGGGCTGGCGCTGGCGTGGGTACTCGTCCGCTATCTCCGGGGCCGGGGTGTCGACCTCGCACGAGCCGACGTGGCGCTGCTCGCGGCGGCGTGTACGGTGTCGGGCTACCGGGGCGCGTCGCTGTTCTTCTCGCAGGTGAACGTGTTCCTCGCGCTGGCGCTGGCTGTCGGGTTCGTCGCACTGGAACGCGAGCGGGAGGCGCTGGCCGGCGCGGCACTGGCGCTCCCGGCGTTCCTGAAGCTCTTCCCCGCCGTCGTCGGTGCGTGGCTGCTCCGCCGGAGAGCGTGGCGCGGTGTCGGTGCGGCGGTCGCCGTCGGCCTCGGCCTGCACCTGCTCGGGGCGCTGGTGTTCGGGCCGGACCTCGTCGCGGCGTACGTCGAGGTCGTCCTGTC encodes:
- a CDS encoding glycosyltransferase family 87 protein: MDRRTPPRLVLLAAVVVGCIMLGSLRLKRPGDLGLDLAVYRVAADAWLSGGPLYDVSPARAPEFTFLYPPVAVLAFVPFAVVPEAVALVAFSALNVATGLALAWVLVRYLRGRGVDLARADVALLAAACTVSGYRGASLFFSQVNVFLALALAVGFVALEREREALAGAALALPAFLKLFPAVVGAWLLRRRAWRGVGAAVAVGLGLHLLGALVFGPDLVAAYVEVVLSERTGVGVFAGGLAPTETYLTLHRAGSHLVGGGSLARYGVAAAILLPALAVCYRDTSMPDRRLTAWFATLVAMLLGFPSYQVYVGLLLFPLFALLYLFPPGRARLLFLGGAALSTTVYAGGEFVAAAAAVPVAGGLLAGVLRPVLTLAAPATYGLLCCLAACVAFHLGDGSTGGAP